The genomic DNA ctccacacccccatgtacttcttcctggccaacctgtcctttgctgacatctgtttcacctccaccaccgtccccaagatgctgtggaacatccagactcagagcaaGGTCGTAACCTATGAAGGCTGCCTcagccagatatttttttttgttgtgtttggaTGCCTGGACAATTTACTCCTGAGTGTGATGGCTtatgaccgctttgtggccatctgtcaccccctgcactacacggtCATCATGAACCTCCGGCTCTGTGAACTGctggttctggtgtcctggatcATCAGTGTTCTGAATTCCTCATTACAGAGCTCAGTGCTGTTGCGGCTGTCCTTCTGTACAGAGGTGGAAATTCCCcattttttctgtgaactcaatcaGATCATCCAACTTGCCTGTTCTGACCCCTTTCTTAATGACATGTTGATGTATTTTCTAATTGTGCTTCTGGGTGGTGGTCCCCTAGCTGGGATCCTTTACTCTTACTCTAAGATTGTTTCCTCCATACTTAGGatctcatcagctcagggcaagtataaagcattttccacctgtgcatctcacctctcagttgtctccttattttattgcacANCACCTGTGTATCTCATCTTTtggttgtctccttattttattgcaccagcctaggagtgtaccttagctctgctgctacccagagctcccacACAAGTGCAGaggcctcggtgatgtacacggtggtcacgcccatgctgaaccccttcatctacagcctgaggaacagaaaCATAAAGAGGGCTCTGAAAAGAATCACTGGGGTTCCAGTGATGTAAGGGCCCATCGTCCTGGCACTGAAGAAATGCCCATGATTGCAGGCCTCATAGCCTCAAAGCTGGAACTGCTATTCATCAACCAGCCTGTGGAAATAGAATCTGgtccttctatttatttcctggatttccatttgtttgaattCAACTTCTCCATACATTTAAGTAATTCACTTTATTAAGCTTCTGCTCTGTCTGATACACACACTGTTTCCCCTTTGTCCACTTTCATATATTCTTAATGTTTTCCCCAATCTTAAATCACAAATGCctggaaatctctgtatcttacATGGGTCATcttggatttcttaaaaatagtttcGTTCCAAATGACTTACATCATGCCAAGTAAGTTTTCCCTGGATTTCCCAAAAGAACATCAtgagttgtattctttatatGGAAGAATATACAGTTGGCCACTAAGCCCTTCATATGACTTTATTGTTGATGAAAACACAAAACCCCCGTTTTCACCTAGAGTCTGTCAATCTTGTTTCATCACCACCTCATTCCTCTTCCTGAATGTGGACTCTAACCTTGTTCTGTTTAAGTCTCAGGCTCCTGACAGCGATGCTCGCACTAGGAAAGCCTGGGCACCCCCTGCGCCCCTGTGCTTGTGGACATTCCCACAGATGCTTCCCCtgaccagagcctctgctgtggctgcaccagcccttGGGTTCTCACTGTGACTGCAAGACAGGCCTCAGCAGCACCATCAGAGACTCTAACAAAACCAAGTTTAGTACTAACAGGTCCTCGAGGGCACAGGGGATGCCCTAAGGCCTTTTGGAGAGGTTTCAGAGAGGTAGAAACGCATTGAGAGGGACGGAGAGAGTGAGCTCCCCTGAACGATCTGCCTTTATTAGGGTCCATAGCCAAAATGGTTAGGGGATTGTAGGTTCAGGATTTATTGGAGAATTTAAATGAGCAGAAATTGGGTGTTAAAGGGGAAAGCAGGGTCACTCATGTGTCTGCATGGAGGTGACCCAGAGCTTTCTGAGGTCGTACTTCATGGCTCGAGCAGGCTGAGTACTTCCCTGGTAATTGTGTCCCAACTGACAGTGTGTTTATTCACCATGGTTGTGTTTGAAATGCGTGCCTCAGAAATCCAAAGCTTCATGTCAGGCACTTATTCCATAAACTTGCTCCTGTGTTTCCTCACTGGTCTCCTGCTTTTACTCTCTTGAGTCAGCTCCAGTCCAAAAAGCCTCCATAGCCCCTGGCAAGGACTGATTAGCAAACATCACTCTTCCAGTGGAGTCTCCATGGAAAGACAAATTTGAATAAACAGATCCACCTGATATGGTCTTAGTGTCAGAATGACCATAAATATGACaaagcaaaatttcaaaacatgcattttattaCTACTCAAAAtagttctttctttaaaaaaaaatgtatagttcaaacagaagggggaatgaaccacgagagactatggtctctgggaaacaaactgagggcttcagaggggaggcgggtgggggaatgggataggccggtgatgggtagtaaggagggcacgaattgcatggtgcactgggtgttatacacaagtaatgaatcatggaattttacatcaaaaactagggatgtactgtatggtgactaacataatataataaaaattattattaaaggaataaataaataaataaaagctctgaTTGacggggaaaaaaataaatgtatagttCCTACTGTGCATCTGCTTATCGAAACACGGAAGACTAGTGTCCACAACTGAGGGGGTTTATTCATCCATTGAGGCGAAGGGTTGGTTAGAGTCTTCTATGTTTTATCACTgaattaggtctttcatctaaatgaatttattt from Ailuropoda melanoleuca isolate Jingjing unplaced genomic scaffold, ASM200744v2 unplaced-scaffold7775, whole genome shotgun sequence includes the following:
- the LOC117800770 gene encoding olfactory receptor 19-like, with the translated sequence HTPMYFFLANLSFADICFTSTTVPKMLWNIQTQSKVVTYEGCLSQIFFFVVFGCLDNLLLSVMAYDRFVAICHPLHYTVIMNLRLCELLVLVSWIISVLNSSLQSSVLLRLSFCTEVEIPHFFCELNQIIQLACSDPFLNDMLMYFLIVLLGGGPLAGILYSYSKIVSSILRISSAQGKYKAFSTCASHLSVVSLFYCTXPVLGVYLSSAATQSSHTSAEASVMYTVVTPMLNPFIYSLRNRNIKRALKRITGVPV